A single Bacillus sp. OxB-1 DNA region contains:
- a CDS encoding SpoIIE family protein phosphatase, whose product MKMMSNVEHSAGQSIRMYIEAIGKRKMYLFISLLFLLGSFFLSQAVLFDAAVPFFLPVWALAKARFRRHLIWVFIGGMAGSAFLGLGQAVLHLLQLILFNAVIKYPFTRKSVPITVAGCLIVVQVVWQFIMHAGQPPVMVQLAIGYEAVLALFMTFFLFVAFPPIDRLYFEKWTPERLSAACIIGAMAATGMSGVMIGHVSIASTLIHLTILLAALAGGIPFSTTVAMIIAAIIGIAELSFTGMMAVYGMTGFLAGALRRFGKMGIAMSGLFVSVFFLLYDLTLPLDTSYFVSIGVASVLFLLIPTKKVEPLRHALFPEQQEVSEKRQKWLAERLDEQLADFQQFAEFMSTLVKDRFSSTDAAAVRAVPSICQSCFRYSKCWEGQDEEMPRLFQAWEATYSVTKKAARHKVEEKIRYKCIRFTGLVAELEEQSASRLLNGQLQHGRKMLALQLRDMSAHLEKMMNEIKEDISVYKPDEEEIAKSLKERNIEFFQIDILSGERGARRIVICIPEKRSDFETDTTVAERLVLPVLEEQYNEPFQVVKSSVQQHPFPHLQLTFGSAVRFSLEYGIAAASGSGSFQAGDAYEVFPIHDGLTAVLLSDGMGQDLNAYRESRKVIRLMRECLNRKMNPETAMHTLHYMMALNGLDDMYATLDLALVDLQEGRLWSWKAGSMSTYIKRGEDFIRLDSKSVPVGFLPSFSVEAKNEEVKSGDLIIMMTDGLLNGEISLEIQEKAIYSTLERYGHSDCDKIADRIMNEMERRFRAIGDDRTVLVMRVDHSLPKWTGFRPNSPVISREKMIG is encoded by the coding sequence ATGAAAATGATGAGCAATGTGGAACATTCAGCTGGGCAGTCCATCCGTATGTATATCGAGGCAATCGGAAAACGTAAAATGTATCTATTCATCTCACTCTTATTTTTGCTCGGTTCCTTCTTTTTATCGCAAGCGGTCTTGTTTGATGCGGCTGTTCCGTTCTTCCTTCCGGTGTGGGCATTGGCGAAGGCACGTTTCCGAAGACATTTGATTTGGGTCTTTATCGGCGGTATGGCCGGAAGCGCTTTCCTTGGACTTGGACAAGCGGTCCTCCACCTTTTGCAACTTATTCTATTCAATGCAGTCATCAAATACCCATTCACACGGAAATCCGTTCCCATCACCGTTGCGGGTTGTCTAATCGTCGTTCAAGTCGTATGGCAGTTCATCATGCATGCAGGGCAGCCGCCGGTCATGGTCCAGCTGGCCATCGGATACGAAGCGGTGCTTGCCTTATTCATGACCTTTTTCCTGTTTGTCGCCTTTCCCCCGATCGACCGCCTTTATTTTGAAAAATGGACGCCGGAACGTTTGAGTGCGGCCTGTATTATCGGTGCGATGGCGGCGACCGGGATGAGCGGGGTGATGATCGGCCATGTATCAATTGCAAGTACTCTGATCCATTTGACGATTTTGCTCGCGGCTCTGGCGGGCGGAATTCCGTTTTCGACGACGGTCGCGATGATCATTGCAGCTATCATTGGCATAGCAGAGTTATCCTTCACCGGGATGATGGCTGTGTATGGCATGACCGGCTTCCTCGCGGGTGCTTTAAGGCGCTTCGGCAAGATGGGTATTGCCATGTCGGGCCTATTCGTGTCGGTGTTCTTTCTCCTTTATGATTTGACACTGCCATTGGATACTTCCTATTTTGTATCGATCGGAGTGGCTTCGGTATTATTTCTATTGATTCCTACCAAAAAGGTGGAGCCGCTCCGTCATGCGCTGTTTCCGGAACAACAGGAAGTTTCGGAGAAGCGGCAAAAGTGGCTGGCCGAGCGCTTGGATGAACAGTTAGCGGACTTCCAGCAATTTGCGGAGTTCATGTCCACGCTCGTCAAAGACCGATTCTCCTCGACGGATGCAGCGGCCGTACGAGCGGTTCCCTCCATCTGTCAATCCTGTTTCCGCTATTCGAAATGCTGGGAAGGACAGGATGAAGAGATGCCGCGCTTATTTCAGGCATGGGAGGCGACGTATTCTGTGACGAAGAAGGCGGCGCGCCATAAAGTGGAAGAAAAGATACGTTATAAATGCATCCGCTTCACGGGGCTCGTCGCGGAGCTGGAGGAGCAGTCTGCCAGCCGTCTTTTGAACGGCCAGCTTCAGCATGGCCGTAAGATGTTGGCCCTCCAACTGAGGGATATGAGCGCTCATCTAGAGAAGATGATGAATGAAATCAAAGAGGACATTTCCGTCTACAAACCGGATGAGGAGGAGATTGCCAAGTCGCTGAAAGAAAGGAACATCGAATTTTTCCAGATCGATATTCTGTCAGGTGAGAGGGGGGCCCGCCGGATTGTCATCTGTATCCCGGAAAAGCGATCCGATTTCGAAACGGATACGACCGTGGCGGAACGATTGGTGCTGCCGGTATTGGAGGAGCAGTATAATGAACCGTTCCAAGTCGTCAAGTCGTCTGTCCAGCAGCATCCGTTCCCTCATTTACAATTGACATTCGGTTCCGCTGTTCGTTTTTCATTGGAATACGGGATTGCAGCGGCGTCGGGAAGTGGGTCCTTCCAAGCGGGGGACGCTTATGAAGTTTTTCCAATCCATGACGGTTTGACGGCTGTTCTGCTGTCGGATGGAATGGGACAGGACTTGAATGCCTACCGGGAGAGCAGAAAAGTGATCCGGTTGATGCGTGAGTGCTTAAATCGGAAGATGAACCCTGAAACGGCAATGCACACGCTGCATTATATGATGGCGCTGAATGGGTTGGACGATATGTACGCCACGCTGGATCTCGCTTTGGTCGACTTGCAGGAAGGCCGTCTGTGGTCCTGGAAGGCCGGATCCATGAGTACGTATATCAAAAGAGGGGAAGACTTTATCAGATTGGACAGTAAATCGGTCCCGGTCGGCTTTTTACCATCATTTTCAGTGGAGGCAAAAAATGAAGAAGTGAAATCGGGTGACTTGATTATCATGATGACGGATGGTCTGTTAAATGGCGAGATTTCATTGGAAATACAAGAGAAGGCAATATACAGCACACTTGAAAGATACGGACATTCGGATTGTGATAAGATCGCCGACCGGATTATGAATGAAATGGAGCGCAGGTTCAGGGCGATAGGGGATGACCGGACGGTGCTCGTCATGAGGGTGGACCATTCCCTTCCGAAATGGACTGGATTCAGACCGAATTCACCGGTTATTTCCCGGGAAAAGATGATAGGATAG
- the tilS gene encoding tRNA lysidine(34) synthetase TilS produces the protein MGGFERTVLRFIEKNGLVKRGDRLLIACSGGIDSVAVLHFMASRRKRWGIDVAAVHVDHMLRGEESAEDGVLVNRLCKRYSIPFYGRSVPVPDILAEKGGNVQAVCRIGRYALFEEIMQKDDFASLVTAHHADDQLETMLMQMTKGNPPLGMPAEREMVIGRLIRPFFPVTKAEIKAYVAENGLPYREDPSNESDDYMRNRIRHQLLPFILEENASAAVNAVRISNRLQEDNELLWQLAEERVGQFVQFDENALPFIEDNAFFSMPAALQRRAIPLLLNYLYDGRRLSVEYRDALTEQLLRHVSSQQGNVTVDLPEGFRFVREYGKLFFIQRRIADEPTTQKRLEKGVWTPWTNGLELLWDDAHKVEEDMLEDGTEIMYFTLPDAAFPLFARTREDGDRILLEGMPNPKRLSRLFIDEKIARTERDRLPVIVTAQGDVCAVPGVRYGTAFSKRRTGQPYIFAMKRRTALAEDKLLEN, from the coding sequence TTGGGAGGATTCGAACGGACCGTTTTACGTTTCATTGAGAAAAATGGACTTGTGAAACGAGGGGATCGTTTGTTGATCGCTTGTTCAGGGGGCATCGATTCCGTTGCGGTTCTCCATTTTATGGCGAGCCGCCGAAAAAGGTGGGGGATCGATGTCGCGGCTGTTCATGTGGATCATATGTTAAGAGGGGAGGAGTCTGCCGAGGACGGTGTGCTGGTGAACCGCTTATGCAAGAGGTACAGCATTCCGTTTTACGGCAGAAGTGTGCCTGTCCCCGACATACTTGCAGAAAAGGGGGGCAATGTCCAAGCGGTATGCCGTATTGGAAGATATGCTTTATTTGAAGAAATTATGCAAAAGGATGATTTCGCCAGCTTGGTGACGGCCCATCATGCCGATGATCAGCTGGAAACGATGTTGATGCAGATGACCAAAGGGAATCCGCCGCTCGGCATGCCGGCAGAACGGGAAATGGTCATCGGCAGGCTGATCCGTCCGTTCTTCCCGGTTACCAAAGCGGAAATTAAGGCGTATGTTGCGGAGAATGGATTACCGTATCGAGAAGACCCAAGCAATGAAAGCGACGACTACATGCGGAACCGCATCCGTCATCAGCTACTGCCCTTCATCTTGGAGGAAAATGCATCGGCGGCTGTGAATGCCGTCCGGATTTCCAACAGATTGCAAGAGGATAATGAGTTGCTTTGGCAGCTTGCCGAGGAGCGGGTTGGCCAATTCGTACAATTTGATGAAAACGCACTCCCTTTCATTGAAGACAATGCCTTTTTCAGCATGCCCGCCGCTTTACAAAGGAGGGCGATTCCTCTACTATTGAATTATCTTTATGATGGTCGGCGTTTATCGGTGGAATACCGTGACGCGCTAACTGAACAACTGCTGCGTCATGTTTCTTCGCAACAAGGAAATGTCACGGTTGACCTGCCGGAAGGATTTCGTTTTGTAAGGGAATATGGCAAATTGTTTTTCATTCAAAGACGAATTGCCGATGAACCGACAACTCAAAAACGATTGGAGAAAGGCGTTTGGACTCCATGGACAAATGGGCTCGAGCTTCTTTGGGATGATGCACACAAAGTAGAGGAAGACATGCTGGAGGATGGAACCGAAATCATGTATTTCACTCTCCCCGATGCGGCTTTTCCGCTTTTCGCACGGACAAGGGAGGACGGCGACCGGATCCTATTGGAAGGGATGCCGAATCCGAAGCGGCTATCGAGGCTGTTCATCGACGAAAAGATCGCAAGGACGGAACGCGATCGTTTGCCCGTAATTGTTACCGCCCAAGGGGATGTATGTGCTGTACCAGGAGTGCGATACGGCACGGCTTTCTCGAAGAGGAGGACCGGCCAGCCATACATATTTGCAATGAAGAGACGAACTGCACTTGCAGAAGATAAACTCCTAGAGAATTAG
- the hpt gene encoding hypoxanthine phosphoribosyltransferase, translating into MLAKDIEEVLITEEEIEGKINELGAVLTEEYQDKFPLAIGVLKGALPFMSDLMKKIDAYIELDFMDVSSYGNATVSSGEVKIIKDLNTSVEGRDVLIIEDIIDSGKTLSYLVDLLKYRKANSIKIVTLLDKPTGRKVDLKADYVGFIVPDAFVVGYGLDYAEKYRNLPYIGVLKKEIYSF; encoded by the coding sequence ATGTTGGCAAAAGATATCGAAGAAGTACTGATTACGGAAGAAGAAATAGAAGGAAAAATTAATGAGCTCGGTGCCGTTTTAACCGAAGAATACCAAGATAAGTTTCCGCTTGCCATCGGTGTGTTGAAAGGTGCATTGCCTTTCATGAGCGATCTGATGAAGAAGATTGACGCTTACATCGAATTGGATTTCATGGACGTGTCCAGTTATGGCAACGCGACCGTCTCCTCAGGTGAAGTGAAAATCATCAAAGACTTGAACACCAGCGTAGAAGGACGGGATGTCCTTATTATCGAGGACATTATCGACAGCGGAAAAACATTAAGCTATCTCGTTGACCTGTTGAAATATCGGAAGGCCAACTCCATTAAAATTGTAACTTTGCTGGATAAACCGACCGGGCGTAAGGTCGATCTGAAAGCTGATTATGTTGGCTTCATCGTCCCGGATGCCTTCGTCGTAGGGTATGGTTTGGACTACGCGGAAAAATACAGGAACTTGCCTTATATCGGCGTATTGAAAAAGGAAATCTATTCTTTCTAA
- the ftsH gene encoding ATP-dependent zinc metalloprotease FtsH — MNRIFRYFLLYGLIFLAIMGIFSSLNSTNPKLKEITTSEFILALQDGEVTSLTLQPNQLVYEVRGEMKGYEKGEEFVTNIAQNDDQLLSNIHELARKMEIDVKKAPETSAWVSFFTGLVPFIIIFILFFFLLNQAQGGGGGRVMNFGKSKAKLHTDDRKKVRFTDVAGADEEKAELVEVVDFLKDSRKFAEVGARIPKGILLVGPPGTGKTLLARAVAGEAGVPFFSISGSDFVEMFVGVGASRVRDLFENAKKNAPCIIFIDEIDAVGRQRGAGLGGGHDEREQTLNQLLVEMDGFGENEGIIIVAATNRPDILDPALLRPGRFDRQITVGRPDVKGREAVLRVHARNKPLDDSVNLKALAQRTPGFSGADLENLLNEAALVAARRGKDKIDMADIDEATDRVIAGPAKTSRVISEKERNIVAFHEAGHVVVGLMLDDAEIVHKVTIVPRGQAGGYAVMLPKEDRYFMTKPELLDKIAGLLGGRVAEEIVLGEVSTGAHNDFQRATGIARSMVTEYGMSDKLGPMQFGQSQGQVFLGRDFNSEQNYSESIAYEIDQEMQRIIKEQYERTRQILTEKRDLLDLIATTLLEVETLDAEQINHLKDHGTLPDRPYERNGKDKDAIAVTDNEQDSAIPDVTGAPTDPSIGDLPKENSGDRPLRPIDEERRD, encoded by the coding sequence ATGAATCGGATATTTCGTTACTTTCTATTATATGGATTGATATTCCTGGCAATCATGGGAATATTCAGTTCTTTAAACAGTACAAATCCGAAGTTGAAAGAGATTACTACCAGTGAATTCATCTTAGCTCTGCAAGATGGGGAAGTAACCTCCTTGACACTCCAACCAAATCAGCTTGTATATGAAGTTAGAGGGGAAATGAAGGGTTACGAGAAAGGCGAGGAATTCGTAACGAATATTGCGCAGAATGATGATCAGCTGCTAAGTAATATTCATGAACTTGCCCGTAAAATGGAAATTGATGTAAAAAAAGCACCTGAAACAAGTGCTTGGGTTTCTTTCTTTACTGGTCTTGTCCCGTTTATTATCATTTTCATCCTTTTCTTCTTCCTGTTAAATCAGGCGCAAGGCGGTGGCGGTGGCCGTGTCATGAACTTCGGGAAAAGCAAGGCGAAGCTTCATACGGATGATCGGAAAAAAGTCCGTTTTACAGATGTTGCAGGAGCGGATGAAGAAAAGGCGGAGCTTGTGGAAGTCGTTGATTTCCTGAAAGATTCGCGGAAGTTTGCGGAAGTCGGCGCACGGATTCCAAAAGGGATTTTGCTCGTCGGACCTCCGGGTACCGGTAAGACGTTATTGGCCCGTGCAGTTGCGGGTGAGGCAGGCGTGCCATTCTTCTCGATCTCGGGTTCCGATTTCGTGGAAATGTTCGTTGGGGTCGGGGCTTCCCGAGTACGTGACCTCTTTGAAAACGCGAAAAAGAATGCACCTTGTATCATATTCATTGACGAAATCGACGCGGTTGGCCGTCAACGGGGTGCAGGCCTCGGCGGCGGACATGATGAGCGGGAACAGACATTGAACCAGTTGCTCGTCGAAATGGACGGCTTCGGGGAAAATGAAGGCATCATCATCGTGGCAGCAACAAACCGACCGGATATTTTGGATCCAGCCCTATTGCGTCCCGGCCGTTTTGACCGGCAGATCACTGTCGGAAGACCGGATGTCAAAGGACGGGAAGCTGTTTTGCGCGTGCACGCACGCAATAAGCCTCTCGATGATTCAGTCAACTTGAAGGCACTTGCTCAACGGACGCCAGGTTTTTCCGGTGCGGATCTGGAGAACTTGCTGAACGAAGCTGCGCTCGTGGCAGCACGCCGCGGCAAGGATAAAATCGATATGGCCGACATTGACGAGGCGACAGACCGTGTCATTGCGGGACCGGCGAAAACGAGCCGTGTCATTTCGGAAAAAGAACGGAATATTGTCGCATTCCACGAAGCAGGCCATGTTGTCGTCGGCTTGATGCTCGACGATGCGGAAATCGTCCACAAGGTAACCATTGTCCCACGCGGCCAAGCGGGCGGATATGCCGTCATGCTGCCGAAAGAGGACCGTTACTTCATGACGAAGCCGGAGCTTTTGGATAAAATTGCAGGGCTCCTCGGTGGCCGTGTAGCGGAAGAAATCGTCCTTGGTGAAGTGTCGACCGGGGCACATAATGATTTCCAGCGCGCCACAGGTATTGCCCGATCCATGGTGACGGAATACGGAATGAGCGATAAGCTCGGACCGATGCAGTTCGGCCAGTCCCAAGGCCAAGTTTTTTTGGGCAGGGATTTCAACTCCGAGCAAAATTATTCTGAATCCATTGCTTATGAAATTGACCAAGAAATGCAACGCATCATTAAAGAGCAGTATGAGCGGACGAGACAGATTCTGACGGAAAAACGGGATCTGCTTGACTTGATCGCGACTACACTTCTTGAAGTGGAAACTCTTGATGCCGAGCAGATCAATCACTTGAAAGACCACGGCACATTGCCGGATCGACCATATGAACGGAATGGCAAGGACAAAGATGCTATCGCCGTTACAGACAACGAACAAGACTCCGCGATCCCGGATGTCACGGGCGCACCTACGGATCCTTCTATCGGCGACTTGCCGAAAGAAAACAGTGGCGACCGTCCACTGAGA